Below is a genomic region from Rosa chinensis cultivar Old Blush chromosome 5, RchiOBHm-V2, whole genome shotgun sequence.
TTCGGCAGATGTCCCCTTTTAAAACCCTAGCCTCTTCCCAAACCCTTATTGTGCCTCTTATCCAAACCCTACTGACCTGACAGCTGCACCCGCTCTGTTTCGACCGACCCTTCCACCCCCTCATTTCAATGGTAACTTATGCAAGGGTACAAAAACACTGAAACAACGAAGGATAAGTTCATAAGATTTGGTTTAGCCATAAAAGAggtcaaaaataaataaataaataaataaaactcccATATTCTGAATCTGgcaataatattttcttttgcttttgtttggtAAAAACTCACCCTGTACCTCTAGTCTTATGTATTTCTATCTATTTCTTAGTGTCCCTTATGTTCAAGGTAACTTTTAGCAACTTGTCAGAAAGGTGAAATCCTGTATGGTTTCACTAGATTCTGTTTCATATACACTTATTGTCCTAAAGATTGAATATTTAGTTGTAAGCCATCTTATACATGACATTCCAGTAGGGAAGATTTTACTGTTACAAAGTCCAGTATCATGTATTCTCTCACCCTCTATTGCACTTCTAATAGAGCTGCATAAAGCTACTCCATCATATATGAAAAAGGGTACGCTGTTTTCCTTAGCAGTTTCATGGGACCATGTTTCAAATTTAACAGGAATTAATATTGCCTTCCTTTTTTCAGATATCATAGATCGGCATGTTCACGTAAAGGAAGCTAACGTGTAGCCAGTCCCTGACAAGGAGCACTCATGCTGAAGGTTCTTAATAAAGGTAACATACACAGTTACACACCTATGATTTTCTGATTCTCTCTTGTTTTCCACACCAGGGATGCTTTCTTGAAAATTAACATCTTTCTGTATGTGAAAATAGTCAAATCTAGCTTGTTCATGTCAATGTTTACCAGGGGGAGTTTCAAGTCAAGATGATATTGAGTGAAAGTCAGTTAATGGTCTCCTCCATGGTGCTGAATAAGATGGCAAGAATGGTGATTGGATGCTGGTTGGTGATTTTCCTCGGTAGTAAGTGTGACTGTCGTTCGACACCGAACATTTGTAAATTATCTAATCGGAATTTATTCCTAGTTATGCTACTTCTAAAACATAGCTGTTGAGAGGAGGTTACTCCATCTAAGAGTGTACTAAACTGATATAAGCAGGACGTACTGACATGTCAATGCTTCAGGCACATACTAATGTTCTAAATGCtcattttcaaaatcaaaaccaataaaCGATGGGTATcacactttctttcttttttcctctcttaCATATAACTTGCTTATTCTTGCAGGCTGTTCTCGCGCGTGCAAAAGAATGTGGATCACCAAGAGTTCAGAGGCTATGTTCTATCATTTATGAAACCGATATGGACTGATCTAGTTTTCTTTCCTTGTCGTTGTTTAGCATTTTATCTCACTATTCTTATCCTGTGTTAGTCTATCTCATTTATTAATGTTTCCAGATAAAGTGCCAGTCTCTGTTTCCTAAGCTGTTTTAGTGATCAAATATAGTTGTGATGATTTTGGTTTTAGCCTTTCATCACTCCCATATTTTGAATTTTACAGTCAGTGCTTTGGCTTTGCTTTGTTTTAATCTTTGACTAGCATCCTGATGTACTTGTTCTCACAGTCACACCCGCAAGGGACATGCAGAAGTATATATTAGTAAATACTAAATAGTGCCGTCATCTGCCCCTTTTTGATATTCTACCCATGTCAAAGTGTGCAGGTGCAAACACATTGACTTCAAATTTCTTCTGTCAATGGAAACAACAAAAGCATTGAATTATTTTTCAGGTTGTATtttctatgaaaaaaaaaaatgtttgagGAACACATTTGTCGAATACAAATACAGTACAGTAGTTGCAATAATCCTATGAGTGGTGTAAGATTTGATTCATCATTCTTCTTTTGAATTGAATCTGCTATATGACCTAGCTGGTAATATAATGTGGCTACGCCTCATTATTTATCTCCATTGCATGTATCATGTTTAATTTGGTTATGAGGTCCAACTCATGCTACAAAACCCATCTCAATCAGAGGCTGTTGTGCCAGTGCTAGCCTGTGGGGTACATATAAAGTCTCTGGCTTCGGCTGTTTGACTATTCTATATAATCTGTGATGCAGCTTTTCGGAATGAGGGAAGATACCAGATGTAATGGCATTTTTATACCGTCCAAGATTACGATAGCAAATGGCAATTTCTCTTCATGTATGTGACAGGGCACAGATTTTTGGATGGCCACAGAAGAATTTAGTTGCTTCGATTCCTCTAAGAAAGGATGATGATGTAGAAAGCCAGATTGGAGCAGGGTGTCTTAATGTGAAGGTCAGATGAATGGTTCACCATTCCCGAGGAGAGTTGATATGATCTCCAACCTATTGCAGCTATGTGTAACTATTGTTGGCTTTGAAAAAAAATGTTCAGCCTCGTTATGATGGGTAATTTCTCTTCTAACTCACCGTTGTTCTTTCAACATACAGCCATAATTCTTGCCAATCTGCCTATCTCTTTACTATTTCTGGCATGATATTACTTTTTGGGATTGGAATCATGCATGTCAAAGAAGTAAAGGATCAGTGCTTAAGAAAAGAAGTTTTGCAAAGATATTACCTCAACAATAAATTGTTAGCACATTAGTTTAATTTGAATATCGGAACTGGAAAGGAATGAAAAGAGTTGGGAGTTGCTTGTTGTCTTAGGACATTAGGGATCCAGGAATTTGAATCTGAGTAGCGTACGAAATATTAGGTTAGGATTAATCCAAACTTCCAACATTAATTTGATCTTTCTAGAGATGTCTTTGGTTCAGAAATGAGGAAAGACGATGACTAGACACGacagtgactgggtacaaagtTGCAAGTTCATTTGGTTGCAAAGTGCATTTAAGGTAAATTGTAAATCTTATATTTTCTGTAGTTATATTATCCTTAGATTATTGAGAATTGTTATTACACAAGTATTTTCTATTACTCACAGACTAATAATTATAAGCATAGGCAACCAAATTCATCAAATGGGACTGCAAATATCAGGCACAAACTTTTCAATCCATACAGTTCAAGAGACCAGGTACCAATTCTTACTGTTTCTCATTCCAGTAAATACAGCATATTATGCTTGAACAAACAACCATAAAAAATGAACCCTACTAAACCTAAGCCAAGCCAATAGAGACTAGAGAAAGACAACATAGAATTGAAttcaagaaaaaacaataacTACACTGACAAAAATTTCAGCAGATCTGTCCTCTCAGTCTGTGTTTTTGCGTATTTATATATTGAATTCATTGTCAATAACCAACAATAATCTTCTGTTACTAAAGCTTTACTAAAAGCTTGGCCACTAGGTACTTTTGTTTACGAAAGTTTGATGTGAAGCTATCATAGTTTACTGTTTTCTGTTCGAATCTGATCACTTTTTAGTCCTTTCCACCTTGATTTCTGTTAAAAAATCTCAAACAGATAAAAGTCCATTTGTTTCCACCCAAAATTTGTTTATAGGTCAGTTTGTGTTCGACCTTTCTTATTTCCAATTAAAGTAAATGAATTGCATAGAAGAGTTTGTGTGTTTAGTAAAGCTTCACTAAAAGGTCTAGGAAGCTATCATAGTTTCCTTACAGTTTTGTTCTGCAACTACATTCACATTAGTCATCAATAATCTGATATAGTCTCATCGTTTTTATAGTTCCTTTTTTTTAGTCTCATCTTCGTCTCTTCCCTTTTCAAATCTCATCTCCTATATTTGATATAGAATTTGGAATTTTACTTCTTTCGTTTGTCCTAACATTAGCAAATGATTGATCAGATAATCGATGGTTTGTACTTTAATGTGATCAACAATTGTTTGGTAGCTGCTTTTTTTGGTAGCTACTTTCCACCTAAATAACCTAAATATTTGTTTATCATTCTCCTATTGCTTCATTTGGTTTTTGCATAACGTGTTGAATTATATCAGATTTGCTATTCTTTCAATTGAAAAATGCTTTTTTCCCAATTGCTACTTCTCACAGCTTCTGTTTGTTCTGGTGACTGGTGTACACATACAGAGAGACTGAAAGCGAAAAAGGAGTGATTGCTCTGCATCTGGTGTACACATATAGTCTGATCCTGAGGTGGACCAACTGAGCGCAACTCTCTGTTCTACAACTCCACCACCACGAAGAAACAGATAACTGAATGAGTATGTAGGATTCCCGACTACAGATTCGAGGGGTTGAACGTAGAGTTAAATGATTGTAAACATAAACCGAAGACAAATGTGGCAACTCTCTATTCTACAACTCCATCGGCTTTCAATCATTTTGCTCAATGAGTTCATTCAATCAACAACCTCTCATGCATCTTATCCAACATGAGAGTAAATCTTTTTTATCCATCATTTTTTCTCACTGTCTTCATActcattcctatgtttttcctCCATTACATTTAGCTCTACTTTCAACCCCTCAAATCTGTAGTCGGGAATCCTACATACTCATTCACAAGCAATGCTTCAAAGATGTGCAAACCGAAGACAAATGTGGCAACTCGGAGTTCAAGATTGTAAACATAAAGAGTGAATATGAAGCTCTTGAGGTTAAGTTTCGGCCTTTCAAATGCGAAAAACTTGCAATGGAAGAACACATTAGCACACTAATCTCTTCTTCCATAGCAAGCTTTTCACCTTCCAAAGGCCGAAACTTAACCTCAAGAGCTTTATACTCACTCTTTATCTTCAACTACTAGCCGTAACACAATTCAACCTAGCAGAAAAGCAAAACGTACTTCACTATCACTTTCTGTACAATTGTGACAGTTGTGCTGTCACTTTGTCACAGCACTGAATATTGATTGGatcttttcattttcaatttcatttcaatTATGTTCAGTTTCTGTTTCTTTACTATGATATTAACAACTACCCCAAAATCCCACACATATTGGTTGGCAGATCTTTCAAGTTTTGGTGCAGTAATGTGATCTTTCTGTACTGAATACTCAACTTCAAACAGAGACATTCAATTTTGAATTCCATCAGGTGGCATGTCCCTCTCTTCAACTACACTTTGACATATGCTACACCTTACCAACCTCCCTCTTCATCAAGTACTCTTTATTACTGAAATCCTTTCATAATAGATTGCAGGCAACTTTCAATACAACAAGAACACTATCTTCAATATGAGTTTCTTCCACTGAACATGcattttataatataaatgcttgataaacttgaatcaaatccACTCTGCGATAATAAAATACCAGTATGAAACTCATAGCAGCTACTTATTGATAAACCATATCATTCAAatgattcaaattcaaattgaagCTGTTTCTTATCATCTGTTTAGATTCAAGTATCTCACCCTTCTTAtcttgtattttgaattctagaaTATTTTCTGTTATGATAGAGTTGAATTCTGTTTTGATATTGTAATCATCTAGGACTTTAATCATGTAAATGTCTATAAATACAATCATACTGAGCTTGACTTCTCAAGCCATTCAACACAAACTTTATTCACTTTATGGTATCAAGAGCCATTTAGTCTCACGACCAATTTTCACCAGCAAGAAGGTGTTGATTTTTCTGAAACTTTCAGCCCGGTCATCAAGCATACTACCATTCGACTTATCATTGCTCTTGCCGTTCATCACAAGTGGCCTATACGCCAACTCGATGTTCAAAACGCATTTCTGCATGGATATCTCACTGAAGACGTGTACATGCGACAACCTCAAGGATTTGTTGATCCTAACCTTCCCTCTCATGTGTGCAAGCTGGTTCGATCACtctatggcctaaaacaagctccaagagcctggtttCAGAGGTTCTCTGATTATTTGATAGAACTTGGCTTTGAAGAGTCCAAGGCAGACTACTCTCTATTTATATACAGGGATGGAAACATTACTGTCTTCTTACTTATCtatgttgatgacatattgATTACTGGAAACAGCTCAGCCCATATTGATACTCTCATTCATCAACTAAACCTACAGTTTTCAATGAAGGATCTTGGTCCATTACATTACTTCCTTGGCATTGAAGTTCAAAGGAAGTCACATGGCCTCTCTCTTACTCAAACAAAGTATGTCACTGATCTTTTGAAACGCACAAACATGTTGGATGCCAGGCCTCTCTCTTCTCCTGCAGCAAGTGGAAAGCGCCTCAGTATTCATGAGGGTGCCTTACTTTCAGATCCAACTCAGTATCGAAGCACTGTTGGAGCTCTTCAGTATCTTACTCTGACAAGACCTGACATCGCATTTGCTGTGAATCAAGTCTGCAAGTATATGCATCGACCAACTACACTCCATTGGGTTGCAGTTAAAAGAATTCTTCGTTACTTGAAACACACTCCCACTCATGGCCTATTCTATCAACCTAGCTCTCTCTCCATTACTGCTTTTTCTGATGCAGATTATGCTGGAGATCCAGCATTCTACCGGAGGATATTGTGTGTATCTTGGCAAAAACATCATCTCTTGGAGTTCTAAAACTCAACGTACTGTATCTCGCACGAGCACTGAGGCTGAGTATCGCCAATTGGCTTACACGGCAGTTGAGATTTCTTGGCTTCGCTCTCTTTTCAAAGACTTGCAGCTATCTCTTACATGTCCCAAAATCTGGTGTGACAACATTAGCTCCATTTCTCTAGCTTCTAATCCACTTTTTCATGCACGTACAAGACATCTTGAGGTAGACTACCACTATGTCAGAGAAAAGGTCATCAGAAAAGAACTCGATGTTGATTACATATGCACTCAAGATCAGCTTGCTGACATATTTACGAAAGGACTATCTCCAGTTCGTTTCAAGCTATTGGCTTCCAAGCTTCCTGTGGTTGCCCGCTCAGTCAGCTTGCGGGGGGATGATAAACCATATCATTCAaataattcaaattcaaattgaagCTGTTTCTTATCATCTGTTTAGATTCAAGTATCTCACCCTTCTTAtcttgtattttgaattctagaaTATTTTCTGTTATGATAGAGTTGAATTCTGTTTTGATATTGTAATCATCTAGGACTTTAATCATGTAAATGTCTATAAATACAATCATACTGAGCTTGACTTCTCAAGCCATTCAACACAAACTTTATTCACTTTACTTATTTTCTACTTCAATATCTCATTTCATCAATTAAATTTTCAACTTCCACAAGTTtgttcaaaaaatatataaatgcaAATATAACAGCAACGCACTCATTCAACATCTAACCAATCCTCTTCACGACACGTTTACTTTCACTTGCTTTTATTCACAAACAATCAACACTCTTTCAACAATCACTTACCTTTCTAcgcaattcacaaacaattctaactcccgcagcaacgcgcgggcAACATTTGCTAGTTCACTTCAAGCTTCCTCTTGATCTACCTTTTATTTTACTTCGGAAATGAAAGTTTTACTTCTATTTTTTTGTCTAAACCGTAAACCCTGCCTTTTCAATCTTCAATATATGTCAATGTGTGCAAGCAAATTCACTTTGAAGCTTCTTCTGTTacacaaaactgaaacaaagcATTTTGTCATTTGATGTTTAATAAATATTCAAGTTTGAGGAAGTACATTAACCTATATCGAATACAGCAACACCTGCAATAATCCTATGAGTGAGGTAAGATGCAATTCATCCTTCTTTCAATTGAATCTGAGATATCCTGTAGCTCGTAATTAATAGTATGGAGCTACTTCCTGCAACCACTCTGAATTTATCTCCGTTACTTGTCTCATGTATTGATTGGTTTCGAGGTCCAACTCATGGTATAAAACGCATTTCGGAAGCATTCTTGCCAGCCCTGATCTGTAGTGTATATGGAGATTCTTTGGCGGCTGTTTGACTGGTATATAAGAAGTTTTCTGCACCTTTGCAGAATGAGCGAAGAAACCAGATGTAATTGCTTTCTTTATAGGCTCTATATCAAAGGGATTTGAGGACAGCTCAATCCCGACCTTCTCCAAGAGCCGCTCAAGTTGGTCCCGTATATCTCTTGCTCTTTTCATGGTCCTAATTTGTATGTAGTTTTCATGGCACCACTGGGCTGAGTAGTTTGCGTCTTTCCATTCATTATAAACCTTGAGTAATGCAATGTGATCTCCCACATTCCCAGAATGAAAATGCATTCGTGCATTGTCAGCATCAACTTGTTTGTCCTCCGGATGATGAAAGACGGAATCATGATCACCGGCGGAAAGCATGGCAACAATAGAAATTACCTCATTTGAGCACTTATACTGATCTGAAGCAACTATCGCCTTAGACAGCATTGCATCCACAGGGAACTCTGCCATCCGTTCACCAACCTCAGTTAGCTCACCTACATTATTTAATGCACCAAGTGCAAATAATAATTGTGAGGCTTTTCTTAGCGCTTCAGTAGGTGGAGGATCCAAGAAATGAAAACGTGTCGAGTCATTAACCCCTAGATGCCGAAGAGTAAGAACAACATTAGTGAGGTTGCTACGTTGTACTTCTGGTTTTGGATTTCCGTGATCATTGCGTTTATATAATCGGAAGCACTTGCCCAAGAGTGCTTGACTTCCCCTTAGCATGGCTGATGCTTTTGAAATGCGAGTTAACTGTAATCGCTCCTTCTCACTGCTTGGATCATAAGACTTATTCTTGCAAAACCCCGAGTCAACCACATAATTGACCCCAGCTTTAGTCGGCCAAAATGTTTCAGCTATGCTTGTGGCAAGGACAACCTTCCTGACCCCTTTAGGTGTGGTCTCAAAAAATTGTGCTTCAAGCTCGGCAGGCATGTTTTCATAGAAGGGGCAAATAGAGAGCTGATGAGGCTGATGCAATTGTTGTGCTGCTACTTCTATCTCGTCTCGATCAGTGAGAAACACCAATATATCTCCACTTGGTTCATTCTCATGAATTTCAAGTGCTGTACGAATAGCTGCATCCAAGTAATTAGCTTCCAAGTAATTATTAGCTTCTGTTGCTTCCAAGTAGAACACGTGGTCGTCCTGGTGATGAGGAGGATAATGGCTCAGAATTCGAATGTCGAGAACTAGAGCTGAATCAAAAAGTTCACAAATCTTTTCAGCACAATCAAGAGTTGCTGTTGAGATGAGCAGTTTAAGGTTGGTTCTAGATGGCAAAATATCCTTCAATAATCCAACTAGTATATCAGTTGAGAGTGTTCTCTCATGGGCCTCGTCTACCATCAACACACTATAGCTTATCAACTCTGGTTCTCCATAGAGTTGATGCAACAATGTTCCATCAGTCATGTATCTCAAAACAGTCTTTTCAGATGTGCAATCTTCAAAAGGTATGGAATAACCCACCACATCATGCCCTAGCTTGACACCCATTTCTTGAGAAACTCTAGCAGCAGCACTCCTGGCAGTAAATCCATGTGGTTGTGTGCACCCAATCCTTCCTTTTTTACCATATCCAGCCTCGTAAAGATATTGGGGTATCTGTGTAGTTTTTCCACAACCAGTATCGCCAACGATAACGACAACCTGATTGCTTTCCACAGCTTCCAGCAATACATCACGATACCCGTAGATTCGTAATGTTTTTCTCTCCTGTTTGAGCTTCTCCTTGATACTATTCGGCTCCGCCTCCCTCTCTCTTGGACCGAGCAATCTTTCTTCTACCGACTGCTCATATGAGGAATCACTTCGTCTTTTCACCGgtctctcttgattttcattttgCTCTGGTGAAACAATAATCTCATCATCATAATTTTCTTGACTCCTGAACCGTTTCTTATCGGAATCTGATTTGCCGGACTCATAGAGCACTTGCACAGGAGACGACGACGACGCCATCTTCAGTCCTTGGAAGAAAAAATACCTAGGTTGTGGCCATAAACAGGAAACgaggatatatatatacggaACTTGTAACCCTATTCCACAAAGGAATAAGATTCCTAAACCTAGTAGAATTCCACACCCCACAGTGTCCTTGAATTAAAACGTGTCACTCTTTACTCCTACATTTAGTAGGACATTCCTAAACCAAGTGCGAATAGGATCTGACATATTCTTACATTTGTAGTCAAAATAATGACTGCTTGCTATTCAATTCCCTCATtccttttcttaaaaaaaaaaaaaaaaaaaaatttccctcaTTCCTAATTGACATAAACATAAACAtaaccctttcaaaaaaaaaaaacataaacataacAGAGAGCAACAGGTTTTTGGACCGATTCATTGGTCATACACGCTACATAATTACACGTGtgccctaaaaaaaataaaaaactaaaaaggctAAAcgctcaaatatatatatatatatatatatatatacacaaaatgttcacctggtcagttattgaccagaaaataatgctcaatcaccatttgatgtaaatctaaaggttattgagcataaattctttggtcagcaactgaccaggtgaacaccactatatatatatatatatatatatatatatatatatatatatatatagcatttcaataaatttgatatctatcaaaaccaaactaactttttctgtatttttttatttcggtctttttttatatttcagtTACCAAGATACGATTTACTAAATTTCGGCCCTAATAATAAATTCATTTTTCTGGCCTGATTGTTGTAAGTTTGAGGTCACTAGAATCATAGTATGAATTAATTTTTATGTAGTTTCTCTTTCAAATTAATGAAATATTCTacttttgaaaattaaattaattaatgtGGTAAAACAAAAAACCATGAAGTTAAATTGAAGTTACACTTAATAGCAAATGCGAAAAGTCTACCACCCTCAAATACTCCCAAATTCAAAGATCAAGACTTCAGAGTTCGTCCCCCTTTCAAATTCCCAAACCCTAacgtctctctttttctctcaattccacCTCACAAACCCCAATTTCCCCTAACTAACTACAATTCCCGCGCttccaaaccctaattcccaatCGGCGACGCTCAATTTTCCGATTCCGGTGGCCTTAATGGACTTAGACGTCGACGTTTCGCGGTGGGTCCTCGAGCTCCTCCTCCGCGACCGCGACAAGGAGAGCGTCGCCAAGCGAGTACTCGCCGCCGTGCCGCTCTCGAACCAGGACTGGCGGTTGAAGAAGACCGTCCTTCTCCGAACGATCGAGTCCGAAGTCTTGGACGAGGCTTCGGTCACCGAAGCTATACTAGAGTCCTTGGAGTCGATCGAGGCTTTGGACCGCGGCCAAGGGATTCCGGTCACGGACTCCATGAGAGCGGCGTACTGCGCCGTGGCGACGGAGTGCACGGTGAAGTTTTTGGTTTGCTTTGGAGGGAAGCCGAGCGGGAAGTACATGGAGGCGGTTGATCGGATTTGGAGaggtagggttagggttttggaggAGTCTGAGGGTTGCGAGCTGGTCTCGGGTGAGTTGAGGGAGAGAAGAGATGAGGTGGAGGCTGGGATTTGGGATGTGAAGGTTTCGAAGAAGCTGGCGAGCATGAATAGTAGAAATGATGCGTTGAGATTGGTTGCGGCGTATGTGAAGGAAGCATTGGCGATGCTGGGTCCTCCGTTTATTGCTTGGGCTGTTAGGTTTAATATGCAGAAGGGAAGTTTAGGGATGGAAGGTGATGAGGTTGCAGTGGAGAATGATGGTAATGTGGGTGATGGGTGTGAAGTGCAGGTTCGAATGGCGAATGGGGCTGAATTGGAGGTGCAAACGGCAAATGGGGCTGATTTGGAGGTGCAAAGGGCGAATGGGGTTGAGTTGGGTGATGGCTCCAAATTGGAGGTGAGTGGGGCTAATGTGCGTGATGCATCTGAATTGGAAGCGCAGAGAGGGGCAAATGTCAATTCTGGGTCTGAACAGGCGCAAAGGGCGAATGGGGTTACTGTTAATTCTGGGTCTGAACAAGAGGCACAAAGGGCTAATGTCAATTCTGGGTCTGAATTGGAGGCACAAAGGGTGAATGGGGCAAATGATGTTAGTGATAGGTCTGAACAGGAGGCACAAAGGCCGAATGGGGCTAATGTTAGTGATGCCTCTGAACAGGAGGCACATGATACTAATGTGGGTGATGACTGATGAGTCTGAATTGCAAATTGTGACTGTAGCTTATTTAAATTTTAGGTCTGAAATGGGTCACCAACTCACCATACCATGAATGGTGTTCAATTGCAGGTTGTGGGGGTGGGGAGATCACAACGTAATGGACATCGTGGTGTCCTCAGCTTAGAACCTGCAACTAAAGAAAAAGGTATGCTGTTGTTTAGTAGCAGAGAGAGATATTTCAGTTACAGCATTGATGTTGAGAGTGTGCTCTATATTATTTTAgctggttttttattttattttttatgctttttgttcaacttgaatCTTGCCGAGCTTTCCCCAACTTGTGAGTTGTGACTACCTGATATTCTTATGTTCTGTGTTGTTTGGTGATACACTGATAACAATTATACAGCTCTTTCTCGTTATGCCAATGCCATATAGCTGAAGTTTTAACTATGCCCCTGTTTAATAATGGGTGATGATTTTGGCACTCCACTTTACCACTTTCCCTCCACTTTTAACTACATAAAAGTGCAGTGCAAGTGGTAATGTATATGGCAAAGTGGAGTGCCAAAATCATCGCACTTGATAATGCTTCATTATTGCACAAATGTTATAGTCCAGTATTTTTAGTCATCCTGTTTATTTCTTGTAGAAACTCCAAGGAGCAGGGCACTTAGACGCAGGCATGGACCGGTTAAGATTAGAGATGCTGAAGATGTGGGTATGGAAGCATCAGCTGGCATATATAACTCAGTGTCTAGTGCTGAAGTTAGAAAAGTGCAAGAAGAACTTAAGTCCAGTGTTTTGGCTCTACAAGCTGTAGTGACAGACCCACTTCCCTATGCTTTGCGAGTGTCGGAAATTG
It encodes:
- the LOC112164164 gene encoding pre-mRNA-splicing factor ATP-dependent RNA helicase DEAH1, producing the protein MASSSSPVQVLYESGKSDSDKKRFRSQENYDDEIIVSPEQNENQERPVKRRSDSSYEQSVEERLLGPREREAEPNSIKEKLKQERKTLRIYGYRDVLLEAVESNQVVVIVGDTGCGKTTQIPQYLYEAGYGKKGRIGCTQPHGFTARSAAARVSQEMGVKLGHDVVGYSIPFEDCTSEKTVLRYMTDGTLLHQLYGEPELISYSVLMVDEAHERTLSTDILVGLLKDILPSRTNLKLLISTATLDCAEKICELFDSALVLDIRILSHYPPHHQDDHVFYLEATEANNYLEANYLDAAIRTALEIHENEPSGDILVFLTDRDEIEVAAQQLHQPHQLSICPFYENMPAELEAQFFETTPKGVRKVVLATSIAETFWPTKAGVNYVVDSGFCKNKSYDPSSEKERLQLTRISKASAMLRGSQALLGKCFRLYKRNDHGNPKPEVQRSNLTNVVLTLRHLGVNDSTRFHFLDPPPTEALRKASQLLFALGALNNVGELTEVGERMAEFPVDAMLSKAIVASDQYKCSNEVISIVAMLSAGDHDSVFHHPEDKQVDADNARMHFHSGNVGDHIALLKVYNEWKDANYSAQWCHENYIQIRTMKRARDIRDQLERLLEKVGIELSSNPFDIEPIKKAITSGFFAHSAKVQKTSYIPVKQPPKNLHIHYRSGLARMLPKCVLYHELDLETNQYMRQVTEINSEWLQEVAPYY
- the LOC112164600 gene encoding uncharacterized protein LOC112164600 — its product is MDLDVDVSRWVLELLLRDRDKESVAKRVLAAVPLSNQDWRLKKTVLLRTIESEVLDEASVTEAILESLESIEALDRGQGIPVTDSMRAAYCAVATECTVKFLVCFGGKPSGKYMEAVDRIWRGRVRVLEESEGCELVSGELRERRDEVEAGIWDVKVSKKLASMNSRNDALRLVAAYVKEALAMLGPPFIAWAVRFNMQKGSLGMEGDEVAVENDGNVGDGCEVQVRMANGAELEVQTANGADLEVQRANGVELGDGSKLEVSGANVRDASELEAQRGANVNSGSEQAQRANGVTVNSGSEQEAQRANVNSGSELEAQRVNGANDVSDRSEQEAQRPNGANVSDASEQEAHDTNVVGVGRSQRNGHRGVLSLEPATKEKETPRSRALRRRHGPVKIRDAEDVGMEASAGIYNSVSSAEVRKVQEELKSSVLALQAVVTDPLPYALRVSEIVRSELGMKPVDHVSEENGGAANPSVERNSEPDQSNNDNHGNQTSHQNDVPQPSEKENDGPNLSVDRGKGMEYVGTGDVNPGNPSCSYQNNISRAGLMERNSTAHTYEWEDSLGMSPERTNSKGRLHLPSPKRNAVSPLKKYEDKRFSKRRKVKRWSLHEEDTLRTGVQKYGRGNWKLILDAYRDVFVERTEVDLKDKWRNMTK